In Caldisphaera lagunensis DSM 15908, a single genomic region encodes these proteins:
- a CDS encoding pyroglutamyl-peptidase I has protein sequence MKKVLLTGFEPFLEFNYNPSGEIAKKLNNYENEKYKIYGLELPVVHKEAIKILENNFYKIDPDLLLGMGLAPGATGIRIERIAINSYYFNDGNEIEDNIENGPEALYTNLPVDSIRKKLWSKGIPAYYSFHAGTYLCNEVFYKIMRLAYNKGIKGGFIHIPLTHKQVIAMKKFNYPSMDENILIDAIKLIIEESI, from the coding sequence ATGAAAAAGGTACTCCTAACAGGATTTGAACCTTTTTTAGAATTCAATTATAATCCAAGCGGTGAAATTGCGAAAAAACTAAATAATTATGAAAATGAAAAATATAAAATCTATGGTTTAGAATTACCTGTTGTTCATAAAGAAGCTATAAAAATTTTGGAGAATAATTTTTATAAAATAGACCCTGATTTATTGTTAGGAATGGGCTTAGCCCCAGGTGCTACTGGAATAAGAATAGAAAGAATTGCAATAAATTCCTATTATTTCAATGATGGTAATGAAATCGAAGATAATATTGAAAATGGCCCAGAAGCATTATACACAAATTTACCTGTGGATAGTATTAGGAAAAAGCTTTGGTCTAAAGGGATACCAGCTTACTATTCTTTTCATGCTGGAACATATCTATGTAATGAAGTTTTTTACAAGATTATGAGACTTGCATATAATAAAGGTATAAAAGGTGGTTTCATACATATACCTCTTACACATAAACAAGTAATAGCTATGAAAAAATTCAACTATCCCTCGATGGATGAAAATATTTTAATAGATGCAATTAAATTAATAATAGAGGAAAGTATTTAA
- a CDS encoding ABC transporter substrate-binding protein has product MSRKDRSLSKGALYGIIIVIIVVIIVGGVAAYYATKKPITTTTTTTSTTTSTPVITTSTTTTTTLSTLKPVATSTYASVAGTPINFVLSSFTPSSNRYALFYAGNGKIINTTSQYVNVTYNYPGHYLVYYNVYQSGSLIGSSQSNMIEITVAPNVPSSLSDLVTVPTITFNITRNPTAPIFSTGETVYLSGGFLQPPSGQNMTIYEYVWNFGNGQTMTVMANQTTLLPEENPVNVTYSSPGLYAVSLTIITKNVSSGKTYNYTTYQSVAVSSSTSPFAIYSSNLQVPNPGTIIVAENVPGGPYSFDPDIDWETVGWEVIANIFSTLVIFNGSSTTSFLPMAAQYIPTVGNWSQRNLYGGIAPNYSVYTFKIRPNLKFSNGDNLTAYDVWYSVIRGMLCAGGVPSTGGWLITQYLIPNYTPYTSVVTSNNEQQAFNEIMNAVTYDNQTNTVTFHLIEPVAPQLFFAALAHTLGGTAILDAKWLNQVGAGINFTPEGFYSYESECNLGNYNTQVQWNPVSSGPYMIKSYTSGQSVVLSPNPYWPTNIPNIPKPNDTVIIYWVKDPNTAYEMFASGQADIVVGLPSNYIPSIESLESQGQALLYEFPTNVEMFFVFNANISESMLKQMNPSYSIPSYYFANPLVRKAFAYAFNYTEYINDILGNKKYHFTFAEPYCGAIIPGLPYYIPPSELTGCPTLNLTYAKQLMEESGFYNISVYFPIIVTAGDTVDFTAAEMWASLLHEMDPNINAQPLYLPFSTEIADMIPGANPMPIYYLGWISGYPVTSFAVDSIYGASGAYPSPDGISSEYFENLSKYFASHNNTYLAQLFENESNEYLELNNLITLADKAALENNVTAAKMYYKQMEQLAINLYLYVYTENTYEYWVIKPYMHAYNNQITYQENPSFSGSGDSWYFWWIKG; this is encoded by the coding sequence TTGAGTAGGAAAGATAGATCCTTGTCTAAAGGCGCATTATATGGAATAATAATCGTAATTATCGTGGTAATTATTGTTGGAGGAGTAGCAGCATATTATGCAACTAAAAAGCCTATAACAACCACAACTACAACAACCTCAACAACTACTAGTACCCCAGTAATCACAACATCAACCACAACTACAACAACGCTTTCAACATTAAAACCAGTTGCAACATCAACATATGCATCAGTAGCAGGAACACCAATTAACTTTGTATTATCATCATTTACCCCATCAAGCAATAGATATGCATTATTCTATGCAGGTAATGGGAAAATAATAAACACAACATCACAATACGTTAATGTAACCTATAATTATCCAGGTCATTATTTAGTTTATTATAATGTATATCAAAGCGGTTCATTAATAGGATCTTCTCAATCAAACATGATTGAAATAACAGTAGCACCAAATGTACCATCAAGTCTATCAGATTTAGTTACAGTTCCAACAATTACATTTAACATAACAAGAAATCCAACAGCACCAATTTTCTCAACAGGTGAAACAGTTTATTTATCAGGAGGATTTTTGCAACCACCATCTGGTCAAAACATGACTATATATGAATATGTATGGAACTTTGGTAATGGTCAAACTATGACTGTTATGGCAAACCAAACAACATTATTACCTGAAGAAAACCCAGTTAATGTAACTTATTCTTCACCAGGATTATATGCTGTATCATTAACAATAATAACTAAAAACGTTTCATCTGGGAAAACATATAACTATACAACATATCAAAGCGTTGCAGTATCATCATCTACTTCACCATTTGCAATATATTCATCAAACCTGCAAGTACCTAACCCAGGTACTATAATTGTTGCAGAAAATGTTCCAGGAGGTCCATATAGCTTTGATCCAGATATAGACTGGGAAACTGTTGGTTGGGAGGTAATTGCAAACATATTTTCCACATTAGTTATATTTAATGGTTCATCAACAACATCTTTCTTACCAATGGCAGCCCAATATATACCAACTGTTGGTAATTGGTCTCAAAGAAATCTTTATGGGGGTATTGCACCAAATTACTCTGTTTATACCTTTAAGATAAGACCAAATCTAAAGTTTAGTAATGGTGATAATTTAACAGCATATGATGTATGGTATAGTGTAATAAGAGGTATGCTTTGTGCTGGTGGAGTACCATCAACTGGAGGATGGTTGATAACACAATATTTAATACCAAACTATACCCCATATACATCTGTTGTAACTTCAAATAATGAGCAACAAGCTTTTAATGAAATAATGAATGCAGTAACCTATGACAATCAAACAAATACTGTTACATTTCATCTAATAGAACCTGTTGCTCCACAACTATTCTTTGCAGCTTTGGCTCACACATTAGGAGGAACTGCAATATTAGATGCTAAATGGCTTAATCAAGTTGGTGCTGGAATTAATTTCACTCCAGAAGGGTTTTATTCATATGAAAGCGAATGTAATTTAGGTAATTATAATACACAAGTTCAATGGAATCCGGTTTCATCTGGGCCTTACATGATTAAATCATATACAAGTGGACAAAGTGTTGTTTTATCACCAAATCCATATTGGCCCACAAATATACCAAACATACCTAAGCCAAATGATACTGTTATAATATATTGGGTTAAAGATCCAAACACTGCATATGAAATGTTTGCCTCTGGTCAAGCTGATATTGTAGTTGGACTACCTAGCAATTATATTCCATCAATAGAATCATTAGAATCTCAAGGACAAGCTTTATTATATGAATTTCCAACAAACGTAGAAATGTTCTTTGTATTTAATGCAAATATAAGCGAAAGCATGCTTAAGCAAATGAATCCATCATATAGTATACCTTCTTATTACTTTGCAAATCCATTAGTAAGAAAGGCATTTGCATATGCGTTTAATTATACTGAATACATAAATGATATCTTGGGAAATAAAAAATATCACTTCACTTTTGCAGAACCCTATTGCGGAGCTATCATACCAGGCTTACCTTATTATATACCACCATCAGAGTTAACTGGTTGTCCAACACTCAATTTAACATATGCAAAGCAATTAATGGAAGAATCTGGATTTTATAACATATCCGTGTACTTCCCAATAATTGTTACTGCTGGAGACACTGTTGATTTTACAGCAGCAGAGATGTGGGCGTCATTATTGCATGAAATGGATCCAAATATTAATGCACAGCCTTTATATTTACCATTCTCAACGGAAATAGCTGATATGATTCCGGGAGCAAATCCAATGCCAATATATTATCTTGGTTGGATTTCTGGTTATCCAGTAACTTCATTTGCAGTTGATTCAATCTATGGTGCATCTGGAGCATATCCATCTCCAGATGGTATATCCTCAGAATATTTCGAGAACTTAAGTAAATATTTTGCTTCACATAATAATACCTATTTAGCACAATTATTCGAAAACGAATCTAATGAATATCTAGAGCTTAACAATCTGATAACACTAGCAGATAAAGCTGCATTAGAAAACAATGTTACAGCTGCAAAAATGTATTATAAACAAATGGAACAATTAGCTATAAACCTGTATCTTTATGTTTACACTGAAAATACATATGAGTATTGGGTCATAAAGCCATATATGCATGCATATAATAATCAAATAACCTATCAAGAAAATCCATCATTTAGCGGTTCAGGTGATTCATGGTATTTCTGGTGGATAAAGGGATGA
- a CDS encoding aldo/keto reductase, with protein MEYINLGWSGTKVSKICLGTMSFGDPSLQLYGKGGWIVGREQALKILEKAWDLGINFFDTANVYSKGSSEKILGEFLFGRRDDAVIATKVYFPMSDKPNDRGLSRKHVMKQVKDSLLRLKTDYIDLYQMHRWDYETPIEETLSTFNNLVSEGFIRYYGLSAVFGWQLAMVYYLAMAKGWERPVSIQSLYNLLYREDEREVLPFAKMHRLTYLAYSPTAVGILTGKYFIGGKIVIPEDKESTPERLWSNSNYYAKSIYVGPPDNDEIMKRLIELAQEKGVKPSQIAIAWLLHKGVIPIIGTSKVEHLEELVEAIMIKLTDKEIDDLEKPYKPKPFVHAIPPPM; from the coding sequence ATGGAATACATAAACCTTGGGTGGTCAGGTACTAAAGTATCTAAGATATGTCTTGGTACAATGTCCTTCGGAGATCCAAGCCTCCAACTCTATGGAAAAGGTGGATGGATTGTTGGTAGAGAACAGGCATTGAAAATACTTGAAAAAGCATGGGATCTTGGCATAAATTTCTTCGACACAGCTAACGTGTACTCAAAGGGAAGTTCTGAGAAGATCCTAGGCGAGTTCTTGTTTGGTAGGAGGGATGATGCAGTAATAGCAACAAAAGTGTATTTTCCAATGAGCGATAAGCCTAATGATAGAGGGCTTTCGAGGAAACATGTAATGAAGCAAGTAAAAGATTCCCTCTTAAGGCTTAAGACTGATTACATAGATCTTTACCAGATGCATAGGTGGGACTATGAGACGCCGATAGAGGAAACTCTTTCTACTTTTAATAACCTTGTTAGTGAAGGGTTTATCAGATACTATGGTTTATCTGCAGTCTTTGGATGGCAATTGGCCATGGTCTACTACTTAGCCATGGCTAAGGGATGGGAAAGACCCGTAAGCATCCAAAGTCTGTATAACTTACTCTACCGTGAGGATGAAAGAGAAGTATTACCATTTGCAAAGATGCATAGGCTAACATATTTAGCTTATAGCCCAACAGCTGTAGGTATCCTAACTGGAAAGTATTTCATAGGTGGGAAAATAGTTATTCCAGAAGATAAAGAGTCAACGCCGGAGAGATTATGGTCTAATAGTAACTATTATGCTAAATCTATTTATGTTGGTCCTCCCGATAACGATGAAATAATGAAAAGACTGATAGAGCTGGCTCAAGAAAAGGGAGTTAAGCCTTCGCAGATCGCTATAGCATGGCTATTGCACAAAGGGGTTATACCAATTATTGGGACAAGTAAGGTTGAGCATCTAGAGGAATTAGTTGAAGCCATTATGATAAAGTTGACAGACAAAGAAATAGATGACCTTGAGAAACCATATAAGCCGAAGCCGTTTGTGCATGCAATACCGCCACCTATGTAA
- a CDS encoding alpha/beta hydrolase, producing MPIDINLEKWLSQLPKEVFTPRNVEEFRKYMDEGSNIIKQFAPKIEMKEIRNEFINGRESKIPVRIYIPKIVETQGILIYLHGGGFVWGSSDSYDHVLRYLANECKCKVASIDYRLAPEHKFPAAVIDSFDSVKYFYEKEKSVAIAGDSAGGNLSAVSSILARDEGIKLKASVLIYPTVGYDATSKSMREYSNIFLTREAMNFFGLMYLKSPTDIYDIRFSPILAESHKNLPPTLIITAEYDPLRDQGETYASILNRSGVETIQIRFGGVTHGFINLLGIVPSAEVTLQTISSFIRSKLNK from the coding sequence ATGCCCATAGATATAAATTTAGAGAAATGGCTTAGTCAGCTTCCTAAGGAAGTATTTACACCAAGAAACGTTGAAGAATTTAGAAAATATATGGATGAGGGATCAAATATAATAAAGCAGTTTGCTCCTAAAATAGAAATGAAGGAAATAAGAAATGAGTTCATAAATGGTAGAGAATCTAAAATACCTGTTCGCATTTATATTCCAAAAATTGTTGAAACACAAGGAATTCTAATTTATTTACATGGTGGAGGCTTTGTTTGGGGATCTTCCGATTCCTATGATCATGTATTGAGATATTTAGCAAATGAATGTAAATGCAAGGTAGCATCAATTGATTATAGATTAGCACCTGAACATAAGTTTCCAGCTGCAGTTATTGATTCATTTGATTCAGTTAAGTATTTTTATGAAAAAGAAAAGAGCGTTGCTATAGCAGGGGATAGCGCTGGTGGAAACTTATCAGCAGTTTCTAGTATATTAGCAAGGGATGAAGGAATTAAATTAAAGGCTTCAGTCTTGATATATCCTACCGTGGGTTATGATGCTACATCAAAATCGATGAGAGAATATTCTAACATATTTCTAACTAGAGAGGCTATGAACTTTTTTGGATTAATGTATTTAAAATCGCCTACTGATATCTATGATATAAGATTTTCACCAATATTAGCGGAATCCCATAAAAATTTACCACCTACATTAATTATAACAGCCGAATATGATCCTTTAAGAGATCAAGGAGAAACATATGCATCTATATTAAATAGATCTGGCGTTGAAACAATTCAAATAAGATTTGGAGGAGTTACGCATGGTTTCATCAACTTATTAGGAATTGTTCCATCGGCTGAAGTTACTTTACAAACAATTTCATCATTTATTAGATCTAAATTAAATAAATAA
- a CDS encoding AMP-binding enzyme: MPFRHESGDEEVMAYIVPNSDNVTAESIIDYCIERMPSFWIPSYIIFVQSLPKTPLGRTEKYKLRVNVLPPGTKDMHDYIKKSCIVRKDLKNRF; the protein is encoded by the coding sequence ATTCCCTTCAGACATGAATCTGGAGATGAAGAAGTCATGGCATATATAGTCCCAAATTCTGATAACGTAACTGCAGAGAGCATAATTGATTACTGTATAGAAAGGATGCCATCATTCTGGATTCCATCATATATTATATTTGTTCAAAGTCTACCTAAGACGCCACTAGGAAGAACAGAAAAGTATAAATTAAGAGTTAATGTACTGCCTCCTGGAACAAAGGATATGCATGATTACATCAAAAAAAGTTGCATAGTAAGAAAGGATTTAAAGAATAGGTTTTAA
- a CDS encoding enoyl-CoA hydratase-related protein: MENDKDAYVLILTGGFDAFSSGADLSDIKRLSKRVLSENGPLGITRINLSKPTISAISGYCVAGGFELALWTDIRIAEENAIFGFLERRFGVPLIDGGTQRLPLIVGLGRALDLILTGKTIDAEEAYKIGIVNYIVPRGKSLEKALELAETISSFPQETLRNDRKAVYMGIGNKLEDKLMIEALMGKKSIDNKGIDLNLVNQFLNRKNKVGNNNDYKS, translated from the coding sequence TTGGAAAATGATAAAGACGCTTATGTGCTAATTTTAACAGGAGGATTTGACGCTTTTAGTTCAGGGGCTGATTTATCAGATATTAAAAGGTTATCAAAAAGAGTCCTTTCAGAAAATGGTCCCCTTGGAATTACGAGAATTAACCTTTCAAAACCAACTATTTCTGCTATTTCTGGGTATTGTGTAGCAGGAGGTTTTGAATTAGCTCTTTGGACTGATATAAGGATTGCTGAAGAAAATGCTATATTTGGTTTTCTTGAAAGACGATTTGGAGTTCCATTAATAGATGGAGGTACTCAAAGATTACCATTAATAGTTGGTCTTGGACGAGCCCTTGATCTTATACTTACTGGAAAAACAATAGATGCCGAAGAAGCATATAAAATAGGAATAGTAAACTATATCGTGCCAAGAGGAAAAAGTCTTGAAAAAGCGCTTGAACTTGCCGAAACTATATCGTCATTTCCTCAAGAAACTTTAAGAAATGACCGTAAAGCAGTTTATATGGGCATAGGGAACAAACTTGAAGATAAACTTATGATTGAGGCCTTAATGGGCAAGAAATCAATTGATAACAAAGGCATTGATTTAAACCTAGTCAATCAATTCCTTAACAGAAAAAATAAAGTTGGAAACAATAATGATTATAAATCTTGA
- a CDS encoding pyridoxal phosphate-dependent aminotransferase, whose translation MIQFEIGKYLEQHKVKYNLSNSGMSDVIDISKYFKGVSIISEEDLKKEIAEVNGDKAENVVITHGATEAFFLTAYYLYNKGLKKAKFPLPEYELIRKIPEALGMEIGEGDIYMLSNPNNPTGQIMELEPDYKAYIVDETFMEFYRNLDKSSYPENTFRINTFTKFYGGDELRVGYIITPSKEDAEKIDNFRGILTDRVSRYNMSVAYKILKDRENIRKTVREIQKIKLDILLNKRDKLEFFKGRIPVLGTISFMDYSNYTKIDSKELTEKLIDKSILVVPSSYFGINGPYMRVCYSSKNFEEGYGKLKEALNEFIY comes from the coding sequence ATGATTCAATTTGAAATAGGCAAATATTTAGAACAACATAAAGTAAAATATAATTTATCTAATAGTGGGATGTCAGATGTAATTGATATTTCAAAATATTTTAAAGGAGTTAGTATAATCTCTGAAGAAGACTTGAAAAAAGAAATAGCTGAGGTAAATGGTGACAAGGCTGAAAATGTGGTAATAACTCATGGTGCCACAGAAGCTTTCTTTTTAACAGCTTATTACTTATATAACAAAGGTCTTAAGAAAGCCAAATTCCCATTACCAGAATATGAGTTAATAAGAAAAATACCTGAAGCTCTTGGTATGGAAATTGGAGAAGGTGATATCTATATGCTAAGCAATCCTAATAATCCAACAGGTCAGATTATGGAATTAGAGCCTGATTATAAGGCCTATATTGTCGATGAAACTTTTATGGAATTTTACAGGAATTTGGACAAATCTTCATATCCAGAAAATACATTCAGGATAAATACCTTTACAAAATTTTATGGTGGTGATGAGCTAAGAGTTGGGTATATAATTACCCCTAGTAAAGAGGATGCAGAAAAAATTGATAATTTTAGAGGTATATTAACTGATAGGGTTTCCAGATATAATATGTCTGTAGCATATAAAATTTTAAAAGACAGAGAAAATATTAGAAAAACTGTAAGAGAAATACAAAAAATAAAACTTGATATATTATTAAATAAAAGAGATAAATTGGAGTTTTTTAAAGGAAGAATACCAGTATTGGGGACCATATCATTTATGGATTATTCAAATTACACTAAAATTGACTCAAAAGAGCTTACAGAAAAACTAATAGATAAATCAATACTTGTTGTTCCATCAAGCTATTTTGGGATTAATGGACCATATATGAGGGTTTGTTATTCATCAAAAAACTTTGAAGAAGGCTATGGAAAGCTTAAAGAAGCATTAAATGAATTTATTTATTAA
- a CDS encoding FprA family A-type flavoprotein, protein MENKFIKTKIAENLYLLRVSDNDTKYFEALWEIPEGIMYNAYLIKTKEGNVLIDGWKKPYSEKLLELLKEDLKDLKIIIVNHTEPDHSGSIKDILEYTKNKPLVLGTKMAGDLLKSFYKIDINFKQVEDGEEIKVGEYTLKFFTTPWLHWPDTMVTYVKELKFMFTCDIFGSYGIFDSVYADEINFDNYEPFIRKYTSTVIGAYKNYIVKNIDKIKNLGLEIKMILPGHGLLWRDPEKIIDYFYKIGNESIRSKKVTIIYNSMYGLIDPAILFTKEFIEKNGYETRVFKCTDKERPYISDIISETTDSSLIIYGISTYENDVFPIAKYILSMLSNKVNNKIPIIIITSYGWGPVVKQKVANIIKGTKFIIVDSIEFRGTNSKDDEKKIEEALAKLL, encoded by the coding sequence ATGGAAAACAAGTTTATTAAAACAAAAATTGCTGAAAATTTATACTTGCTTAGAGTTTCAGATAATGATACAAAATATTTTGAAGCATTATGGGAAATACCAGAAGGTATAATGTATAACGCATATCTTATAAAAACAAAAGAAGGCAATGTGCTTATTGATGGATGGAAGAAACCCTATTCAGAAAAACTTTTAGAATTATTAAAGGAAGATCTTAAAGACTTAAAGATAATTATTGTTAATCATACAGAACCTGATCATAGCGGTTCAATAAAGGATATATTAGAATATACAAAAAATAAACCTCTTGTGTTAGGTACTAAAATGGCTGGAGATTTACTTAAAAGTTTTTATAAAATTGATATAAATTTTAAACAAGTCGAAGATGGAGAAGAAATAAAAGTTGGAGAATATACATTAAAGTTTTTTACAACTCCATGGCTTCATTGGCCTGATACCATGGTTACATATGTTAAAGAATTGAAATTTATGTTCACATGTGATATATTTGGTTCATATGGTATTTTTGATTCCGTATATGCTGATGAGATCAATTTTGATAATTATGAGCCATTTATAAGAAAATATACATCAACTGTAATAGGGGCATATAAGAATTACATTGTAAAAAATATTGATAAAATAAAGAATTTAGGTTTAGAAATAAAAATGATCCTTCCAGGTCATGGATTATTATGGAGAGATCCTGAAAAAATTATTGACTATTTTTATAAAATTGGTAATGAATCGATAAGAAGCAAGAAGGTAACAATAATTTATAATAGCATGTATGGTTTAATAGATCCTGCTATATTATTTACTAAAGAGTTTATTGAGAAAAATGGTTATGAAACAAGAGTATTTAAATGCACAGATAAAGAAAGGCCTTATATATCAGATATTATATCAGAAACAACAGATTCTTCATTAATAATATATGGTATCTCTACCTATGAAAATGATGTTTTTCCAATAGCAAAATATATATTAAGTATGCTCTCAAATAAGGTTAATAATAAGATACCAATTATAATAATAACATCATATGGTTGGGGACCTGTTGTTAAGCAAAAGGTAGCAAACATTATTAAAGGGACAAAATTCATAATAGTTGATAGCATTGAATTTAGGGGAACTAATAGTAAAGATGATGAAAAAAAGATAGAAGAAGCTCTTGCTAAATTATTATAA
- a CDS encoding MFS transporter, giving the protein MKKSLIIFITSSSFFLSYFSRIAWSIVSSYSSLKPNTIQDSLIYSLFFIGYVIVQIPAGLVSDQIKPSNIALISLIGLSITSFISGFSNSIFIEYIASFAMGLSAGWIYPVTIKILTLKFNDKERAVAIGYYSLAWPLSIVLAGLILPFISIRFGWRYSYYMISLLSFIFSLSYLFLDVKQGGNKAKFEIIKDKNVLIISLSGFLFFLAYWNITLYAYKYFLYIGINSYLSGLLYSLLALAGIPATIIAGYIIRNIGVKSSLVIFELLYGVLTLMLSIFFRPDLLALISSLMGFVRFIITPANSTAVSFIGKEKAGSVTGFANFFWQSSGIVSPLVSSTIILRINYYSLWLISGLMIIVSSLIYYMFLKI; this is encoded by the coding sequence TTGAAAAAAAGTTTAATAATATTCATAACCTCATCATCATTCTTTTTGAGCTATTTCTCAAGAATAGCTTGGAGTATAGTTTCTTCTTATTCCTCATTAAAGCCAAATACAATACAAGATAGCCTTATTTATTCTCTTTTCTTTATTGGCTATGTTATAGTTCAAATACCTGCCGGATTAGTTTCTGATCAAATAAAACCTAGCAACATAGCTTTAATATCATTAATTGGCTTATCCATAACTTCTTTCATTTCTGGTTTTTCAAATTCAATATTTATAGAATATATAGCAAGCTTTGCAATGGGCTTATCTGCAGGATGGATTTATCCTGTTACAATAAAGATCTTAACATTAAAATTTAATGATAAAGAAAGAGCAGTAGCAATAGGTTATTATAGTTTAGCTTGGCCTTTATCAATAGTATTAGCTGGATTGATTCTTCCCTTTATAAGCATTAGGTTTGGATGGAGATATTCTTATTATATGATCTCCTTGTTATCATTTATATTTTCTTTATCTTATTTATTTTTAGATGTTAAACAGGGTGGTAATAAAGCAAAATTTGAAATTATAAAAGATAAGAATGTATTGATTATAAGCTTATCAGGCTTTTTGTTTTTCTTAGCTTATTGGAACATAACACTTTATGCATATAAATACTTTTTATACATAGGTATCAATAGCTATTTATCTGGATTGCTTTACTCACTTTTGGCATTAGCCGGAATACCAGCTACTATTATAGCAGGATATATTATAAGGAACATTGGTGTGAAAAGCTCATTAGTTATATTTGAATTATTATATGGTGTTTTAACTCTCATGCTTAGTATATTTTTTAGGCCTGATCTATTAGCATTAATTTCATCGTTGATGGGCTTTGTTAGATTTATTATTACACCTGCTAATTCGACTGCTGTCTCATTTATTGGAAAAGAAAAAGCAGGCAGCGTTACAGGGTTTGCAAACTTCTTTTGGCAAAGTAGTGGCATAGTTTCCCCATTGGTTTCATCAACTATAATATTGAGGATTAATTATTATTCTCTTTGGTTAATTTCAGGTTTAATGATTATTGTTTCCTCATTAATTTATTATATGTTTCTAAAAATTTAA